Proteins encoded by one window of Ulvibacter sp. MAR_2010_11:
- a CDS encoding acyl-CoA reductase, whose translation MQLQQRINAFVALGRFLGQFGPGKTNKQEGIPQNDLFFDGMLRQITLAEHHNGWFTHNNILFAVSSWAEALSEENLQTWISNYNIPESKSKTIAIIMAGNVPLVGFHDFLSVLLTGHKVLGKLSSNDKQLLPYLANYLIAVEPEFKDHITFTEEKMENFEAVIATGSNNTARYFDYYFGKYPHIIRKNRNSVAILTGDETPEELEALADDIFRYFGLGCRNVSKIYVPENYNFDAFFNGIFSWKEIVHNNKYINNYDYNKAVYLMSAIKLLDNEFLLLKEDEGFSSPISVVFYEYYKDTAALDRKLGSASEEIQCIVSRDHIPFGKGQSPMLWDYADGVDTVAFLLKLS comes from the coding sequence ATGCAATTACAACAAAGAATTAACGCATTTGTTGCGTTGGGTAGGTTTTTAGGGCAGTTTGGCCCCGGAAAAACAAACAAACAGGAAGGGATTCCTCAAAATGATTTGTTCTTCGACGGAATGCTTCGGCAAATTACATTGGCCGAACATCACAACGGATGGTTTACACATAATAATATCCTATTTGCGGTAAGCAGTTGGGCCGAAGCACTTTCAGAAGAAAACCTGCAGACATGGATTTCAAATTATAATATTCCGGAATCGAAATCAAAAACCATTGCTATTATCATGGCGGGAAACGTCCCTCTGGTTGGATTTCACGATTTTTTATCGGTTTTGCTCACGGGACATAAAGTATTAGGGAAATTATCTTCAAACGACAAACAACTCCTGCCCTATTTGGCCAATTATTTAATCGCAGTGGAGCCTGAATTTAAAGACCATATTACTTTTACGGAGGAAAAAATGGAAAATTTTGAAGCCGTAATTGCAACCGGCAGTAATAATACAGCGCGTTACTTCGATTATTATTTCGGAAAATACCCGCATATTATAAGAAAAAACCGAAATTCGGTTGCAATACTAACAGGCGATGAGACTCCAGAAGAATTAGAAGCACTTGCCGACGATATTTTCAGGTACTTTGGATTGGGTTGTAGGAACGTTTCCAAAATTTATGTGCCTGAGAATTACAATTTTGATGCATTTTTCAACGGAATATTTTCATGGAAGGAAATAGTACATAACAATAAATACATCAATAATTACGATTACAACAAGGCGGTGTATTTGATGAGTGCTATAAAATTGCTGGACAACGAGTTTTTGTTGTTAAAAGAAGATGAAGGATTCTCGTCTCCTATTTCGGTGGTTTTCTATGAATACTACAAAGATACCGCAGCTTTAGATCGAAAGTTGGGAAGCGCATCAGAAGAAATTCAATGTATTGTATCAAGAGATCACATTCCCTTCGGAAAAGGACAATCTCCTATGCTGTGGGATTACGCCGATGGAGTTGATACTGTGGCGTTTTTGTTGAAACTATCTTAA
- a CDS encoding TonB-dependent receptor, giving the protein MKKITLLLLLAICGIGFSQNTVTGTVVDADGIALPYVNVVEKDTSNGTITADDGTYSIEVGDNAILVFSYIGFTPQEIEVAGQPMIDVSLTEGESLETVVLVGSRSPKRTAVNTAVPIDVINLEDVTSQIGKVEINELLQYAAPSFNANKQSGSDGADHIDPASLRGLGPDQTLVLINGKRRHQSSLINIFGTRGRGNTGTDLNAIPASAIKRIEVLRDGAAAQYGSDAIAGVINIVLKDNINQLTGSVSYGAYSTNADVDTSAFAEDDYGVWNTDGFRLDTDKDGNAIGEDKNFDGGSVKIAANYGFGIGERGGFANFTTEYMNKEKTLRPAFDFRKGFGEAAIEGFNFFGNAVIPVNDNTEVYAFGGRNYRDTDAYAFTRNGGARVIPSIYPNGFTPRITSLILDNSVSAGVRTKTESGWHVDISNTYGKNNFHYYIQGTLNASLQDASPTDFDAGGHSLSQNTVNLDFSKYYDDVLSGMNLAFGAEYRTERFIIFAGEAGSYGTFDVNGVLITNPADQEQPTDPDSGDVRPGGSQGFPGYGPDNEVDRSRSNLSLYADGEFDISEAFLVGLAGRYENYSDFGSTLNGKLAMRLKATDNLNVRGSVSTGFRAPSLAQIYYNLRFTNFIGGVASDQLLSPNNSPVTASFGIGPLQEEKSLNAGLGFTANFSKFTATADLYYIDVQDRIVLTGNFPAPDLPAVDSAQFFANGADTETTGLDLVLAYKDNINDNRIGVSLLANFNNMVIKEVKNGPLDEQTFFGERDKAFLLASAPESKISGNLTYGRDWFSAAITATRFSDVELLDFQVFEDSADYGGFANKIAAATDTYTAKFVFDLNLGFELSNNFTLNVGGNNLFNVYPDQQDDWTEAGGYWDSVQMGFGGAYYYSRLNFSF; this is encoded by the coding sequence ATGAAAAAAATTACACTTTTATTACTATTAGCAATCTGCGGAATTGGCTTTTCCCAAAACACAGTCACAGGAACTGTTGTTGATGCGGACGGCATTGCGCTTCCCTATGTTAATGTGGTCGAAAAAGACACTTCTAACGGTACAATAACCGCCGATGACGGTACATATTCCATCGAAGTGGGTGACAATGCCATCTTGGTGTTCAGCTATATAGGGTTTACACCTCAGGAGATTGAAGTAGCCGGACAGCCTATGATAGATGTTTCGCTTACCGAAGGGGAATCACTGGAAACAGTAGTTCTTGTAGGCTCCCGTAGTCCGAAACGTACCGCAGTGAATACCGCAGTACCTATTGATGTAATCAATCTGGAAGATGTTACTTCTCAGATTGGTAAGGTAGAAATTAACGAGCTGTTACAATATGCAGCACCCTCCTTTAATGCCAACAAGCAATCGGGTTCGGACGGAGCAGATCATATTGACCCTGCTTCTCTTAGAGGTCTGGGACCGGATCAAACGCTGGTTTTAATTAACGGAAAAAGAAGACATCAGTCTTCCTTGATAAATATTTTTGGAACAAGAGGCCGTGGGAATACAGGAACCGATTTAAACGCGATTCCGGCTTCTGCTATTAAGCGAATTGAAGTGCTTCGCGACGGAGCAGCTGCCCAATACGGTAGTGATGCTATCGCCGGGGTAATAAATATCGTATTAAAAGATAATATCAATCAGTTGACCGGTAGTGTGAGTTACGGTGCCTACAGCACCAATGCCGATGTAGACACCAGCGCCTTCGCCGAAGACGACTACGGGGTTTGGAACACAGATGGGTTCCGCTTAGACACCGACAAGGATGGCAATGCCATAGGAGAAGACAAAAACTTTGACGGTGGGTCGGTAAAAATTGCTGCCAACTATGGCTTCGGAATTGGCGAAAGAGGCGGATTTGCAAACTTTACAACCGAATATATGAATAAGGAAAAAACGCTACGTCCTGCCTTCGATTTCAGAAAAGGATTTGGTGAAGCAGCCATTGAAGGGTTTAATTTCTTCGGAAATGCGGTAATCCCCGTAAACGACAACACAGAGGTGTATGCATTTGGTGGTAGAAATTATCGCGATACCGATGCCTATGCGTTTACCCGTAACGGTGGAGCCCGAGTGATCCCTTCAATTTATCCGAATGGTTTTACCCCTAGAATTACGTCGCTTATTTTGGACAATTCTGTTTCGGCAGGAGTGCGTACCAAAACAGAAAGCGGCTGGCATGTAGATATCAGTAATACCTACGGAAAAAATAATTTCCACTATTACATTCAAGGTACATTGAATGCATCATTGCAGGATGCTTCCCCAACCGATTTCGATGCGGGGGGTCACAGTCTTTCGCAAAACACCGTGAATCTGGATTTTTCGAAATATTATGACGATGTGTTAAGCGGAATGAACCTTGCTTTTGGTGCCGAATACCGCACCGAACGCTTTATTATTTTTGCAGGAGAAGCCGGTTCGTACGGGACTTTCGACGTAAACGGTGTTTTAATTACTAATCCCGCAGACCAGGAACAACCCACCGATCCGGATTCGGGGGATGTGCGCCCAGGAGGATCACAAGGATTCCCGGGATATGGCCCGGATAACGAGGTAGACCGCAGCAGATCGAACCTTTCGTTGTATGCCGATGGAGAATTTGATATTTCGGAAGCCTTCCTAGTGGGGCTGGCAGGACGCTATGAAAACTACAGCGATTTTGGAAGTACCCTGAACGGTAAATTGGCAATGCGTTTAAAAGCAACAGACAATTTGAATGTGAGAGGATCGGTAAGCACAGGTTTTAGAGCTCCATCTCTGGCGCAGATTTACTACAACCTACGATTTACCAACTTTATAGGTGGCGTTGCCAGCGACCAGCTGTTATCACCTAACAACAGTCCTGTTACTGCGTCTTTTGGTATTGGACCTCTTCAGGAAGAGAAATCGCTGAACGCCGGACTTGGATTTACAGCTAATTTTTCGAAATTCACTGCTACTGCCGATTTGTATTATATCGACGTTCAGGACCGAATTGTATTGACAGGTAATTTCCCGGCCCCGGATCTTCCGGCAGTCGACAGTGCTCAGTTTTTCGCCAATGGTGCCGATACCGAAACTACAGGTTTAGATTTGGTGCTAGCATACAAGGATAATATAAATGACAATAGAATTGGTGTGTCCTTATTGGCCAACTTTAATAATATGGTGATTAAGGAAGTTAAAAATGGTCCTTTGGATGAGCAGACATTTTTTGGAGAAAGAGACAAGGCTTTTTTATTGGCTTCTGCCCCCGAAAGTAAGATTTCAGGGAATTTAACTTACGGAAGAGACTGGTTTAGCGCAGCTATAACAGCGACCCGATTCAGTGATGTTGAGTTGTTAGACTTTCAAGTGTTTGAAGATTCTGCCGATTATGGAGGCTTTGCTAATAAAATTGCGGCCGCAACCGATACCTATACTGCAAAGTTTGTATTCGACTTAAATTTAGGATTCGAGCTATCCAATAATTTCACTTTAAATGTGGGTGGTAACAACTTATTTAATGTGTATCCCGATCAACAAGACGATTGGACAGAAGCCGGTGGATACTGGGATTCGGTTCAAATGGGCTTTGGTGGAGCCTATTACTACTCCCGTTTAAATTTCAGTTTTTAA
- a CDS encoding phosphatase PAP2 family protein, which produces MKKLTLLFAILFTYTLINAQSASSPYEWDWTTDGIWTGAGLLGSAGGLLIIQNKDDMTMEEFNNLNIEDINSIDRWAAGNHSETASKLSDMPFAFSFASPLILLFDDEINDNTGQVLLLYVETLATTATMYTFTAGLIDRSRPYVYDDSGDTSLGRRMSNNGQRSFYAGHVAASATATFFAAKVYSDFNPDASGKFWVWAGAAAIPASVAYLRIEAGQHFLTDVTLGYVLGAATGILVPELHKKKNENVQVYPTTGMSLTGDEYRGMALRLTF; this is translated from the coding sequence ATGAAAAAACTAACACTACTATTCGCAATACTTTTTACGTATACATTGATCAACGCTCAATCTGCTTCATCACCGTATGAATGGGATTGGACAACAGACGGTATCTGGACCGGTGCCGGACTTCTTGGAAGTGCCGGAGGGCTGTTAATCATCCAGAATAAGGATGACATGACCATGGAAGAGTTCAACAATCTCAATATCGAGGATATCAATAGTATTGATCGCTGGGCTGCCGGAAATCATTCTGAAACTGCCAGTAAATTAAGCGACATGCCTTTTGCCTTTTCTTTTGCCTCCCCACTCATTCTTTTATTTGATGATGAAATAAATGACAATACGGGTCAGGTACTGCTTTTGTATGTTGAAACACTGGCCACAACTGCAACCATGTATACATTTACTGCGGGATTAATAGATAGGTCACGTCCATATGTGTACGATGACAGTGGAGATACTTCACTGGGAAGAAGGATGTCTAACAACGGCCAACGCTCGTTTTATGCAGGACACGTTGCTGCTTCTGCGACCGCTACCTTTTTTGCCGCGAAAGTGTATAGTGATTTTAATCCGGACGCATCGGGTAAATTTTGGGTTTGGGCAGGAGCTGCCGCCATTCCTGCATCTGTTGCATACTTACGAATTGAAGCAGGACAGCATTTCTTAACCGATGTAACTTTGGGATATGTGTTGGGAGCTGCAACCGGAATTTTGGTTCCCGAATTACACAAAAAGAAAAACGAAAACGTTCAGGTGTATCCTACTACTGGAATGAGCCTTACTGGTGATGAATATCGAGGAATGGCTCTGCGATTAACTTTCTAA
- a CDS encoding alpha/beta hydrolase: MKRLKKLFVFVFFAVLFGITVLYFMQEKLLFHPSTLPQEYTFQFEETFEEIFLETEDGAKLNAIHFKNENPKGVILYFHGNAGDLSRWGEVTSYFTQFQYDVLVMDYRTYGKSSGALSEKAFFKDAQLFYDHLLKSYGEHEIIVYGRSLGTSMAAYVASQNNPKQLLLETPFYSMEDVAKSRFPFLPVKLLLRYKFPTYRFIKDVTCPIVIFHGTEDNTVPYASAKKLVVLIPPKRVSFITITGGNHNDLINFNAYTTEIETILQ, encoded by the coding sequence ATGAAAAGGCTAAAGAAACTCTTCGTCTTTGTTTTCTTTGCAGTGCTTTTTGGAATTACCGTACTCTACTTTATGCAAGAAAAATTGCTTTTTCATCCCTCGACTCTCCCACAAGAATACACCTTCCAATTTGAAGAAACTTTCGAAGAAATTTTTTTAGAAACCGAGGATGGTGCAAAACTCAATGCAATTCATTTTAAAAATGAAAACCCGAAAGGTGTAATCCTGTATTTTCACGGAAACGCGGGCGATTTATCGCGTTGGGGAGAGGTCACATCCTATTTCACACAATTTCAATACGATGTCCTGGTCATGGATTACCGAACCTACGGAAAAAGTAGCGGCGCCTTATCGGAAAAGGCATTTTTTAAAGACGCTCAATTATTTTATGATCATTTACTGAAAAGCTATGGGGAACATGAAATTATTGTGTACGGAAGATCCTTGGGAACCAGTATGGCAGCGTATGTGGCTTCTCAAAACAATCCGAAGCAGCTGCTTTTGGAAACGCCTTTTTACAGTATGGAAGATGTGGCGAAAAGCCGATTTCCATTCCTACCCGTTAAATTATTGTTACGCTATAAATTTCCAACCTATCGGTTTATCAAAGATGTAACATGTCCCATAGTGATTTTCCATGGAACCGAAGATAACACTGTGCCCTATGCGTCTGCCAAAAAATTGGTGGTACTTATTCCGCCTAAAAGGGTAAGTTTTATTACAATTACGGGGGGGAACCACAACGATCTTATTAATTTTAATGCCTATACAACAGAAATTGAAACTATTTTACAATAA
- a CDS encoding 4Fe-4S dicluster domain-containing protein, which yields MAIIITDECINCGACEPECPNTAIYEGADDWRYADGTDLEGNVVLPNGKAVNANETQEPVSDEIYYIVPDKCTECKGFHDEPQCAAVCPVDCCVPDEDNVESEETLLGKQAFMHQK from the coding sequence ATGGCAATTATAATAACAGACGAATGTATTAATTGTGGCGCTTGTGAGCCGGAATGCCCTAATACCGCTATCTACGAAGGTGCAGACGATTGGCGTTATGCCGATGGAACCGATCTGGAAGGAAATGTGGTTTTACCTAATGGTAAAGCTGTGAATGCAAATGAAACGCAAGAACCTGTTAGTGACGAAATCTATTATATTGTTCCCGATAAATGTACCGAGTGTAAAGGCTTTCACGATGAACCACAATGTGCAGCGGTTTGTCCGGTAGACTGTTGTGTGCCCGATGAAGACAATGTGGAAAGTGAAGAAACACTTTTAGGAAAGCAGGCTTTTATGCATCAAAAGTAA
- a CDS encoding DNA topoisomerase IV subunit B has protein sequence MAETQYTEENIRSLDWKEHIRMRPGMYIGKLGDGSTPDDGIYILLKEVIDNCIDEFVMGAGKTIEIRIKDKEVKVRDFGRGIPLGKVVDVVSKMNTGGKYDSKAFKKSVGLNGVGTKAVNALSAFFRVESVRDNQLKYAEFSQGELTENPEIEETTKRKGTKVIFVPDETIFKNYKYRSEYVAKMLKNYVYLNPGLTIDFNGEKFFSENGLKDLLEDNISSEDMLYPVIHLRGDDIEIALTHSKTQYSEEYHSFVNGQNTTQGGTHLAAFRESLVKTIREFYGKNYEASDIRKSVVSAISIKVTEPVFESQTKTKLGSTDMGGGLPTVRTFINDFIKTQLDNFLHKNPDTAEKIQRKIMQAERERKELSGIRKLAKDRAKKANLHNKKLRDCRVHLGDLKNERNLESTLFITEGDSASGSITKSRDVNTQAVFSLKGKPLNSYGLSKKIVYENEEFNLLQAALNIEESMEDLRYNNIVIATDADVDGMHIRLLLITFFLQFFPEVIKEGHLYILQTPLFRVRNKKETIYCYSEEERVNAIEKLKPKPEITRFKGLGEISPDEFVHFIGADIRLDPVMLDKSMSIEELLSFYMGKNTPDRQEFIINNLKVELDRVDVQ, from the coding sequence ATGGCAGAAACACAATATACCGAAGAGAACATACGCTCGCTGGATTGGAAGGAGCATATTCGTATGCGTCCCGGCATGTACATTGGAAAGCTGGGGGATGGTTCTACACCCGATGACGGCATCTATATTTTACTGAAAGAAGTGATCGATAACTGCATCGATGAATTTGTAATGGGGGCCGGAAAAACCATTGAAATTCGAATAAAAGACAAAGAAGTAAAAGTTCGTGATTTCGGACGAGGAATTCCGTTGGGAAAAGTAGTCGACGTAGTTTCCAAAATGAATACCGGAGGAAAATACGATTCCAAAGCGTTTAAGAAATCGGTTGGACTCAACGGAGTGGGAACAAAGGCAGTTAATGCGTTGTCTGCGTTTTTTCGGGTAGAATCGGTTCGGGACAATCAGTTAAAGTATGCCGAGTTTTCTCAAGGTGAGCTTACTGAAAATCCCGAAATAGAAGAAACCACCAAACGTAAAGGAACCAAAGTGATTTTTGTTCCGGACGAAACTATTTTTAAGAATTACAAATACCGAAGCGAGTACGTTGCAAAAATGCTGAAGAACTATGTGTATCTCAATCCGGGGCTTACCATTGACTTTAACGGCGAAAAATTCTTTTCGGAAAACGGTCTCAAAGACTTGTTGGAAGACAACATTTCTTCCGAAGATATGCTTTATCCGGTGATTCACCTTCGCGGCGATGACATTGAAATAGCTCTCACACATAGTAAAACACAGTACAGCGAAGAATACCACAGTTTTGTAAACGGACAAAATACTACACAAGGTGGGACCCATTTGGCGGCTTTTCGGGAAAGTTTGGTAAAAACCATTCGCGAATTCTACGGAAAAAACTACGAAGCCAGCGATATCCGTAAATCGGTTGTTTCTGCCATAAGCATTAAAGTAACAGAACCTGTTTTTGAGAGTCAGACGAAAACAAAACTGGGCTCCACCGATATGGGAGGCGGGTTACCAACTGTACGTACTTTTATCAACGATTTTATAAAAACCCAACTCGATAACTTTCTACACAAAAATCCCGATACTGCCGAAAAGATTCAGCGAAAAATAATGCAGGCTGAGCGGGAGCGGAAGGAACTTTCGGGAATTAGAAAATTGGCAAAGGATCGTGCCAAAAAGGCCAATCTTCACAATAAAAAGCTTCGGGACTGCCGAGTGCATCTGGGAGACCTTAAAAACGAACGCAATCTGGAATCGACCTTGTTTATTACCGAGGGAGATTCGGCGAGTGGAAGTATCACAAAAAGTCGGGATGTGAATACGCAGGCGGTTTTCAGCCTAAAGGGAAAGCCTTTAAACAGCTACGGACTCTCAAAAAAGATCGTGTACGAGAACGAGGAATTCAATTTGTTGCAGGCCGCACTCAATATTGAAGAGTCTATGGAGGACCTTCGGTACAACAATATTGTAATTGCCACCGATGCCGATGTGGATGGAATGCACATAAGGCTGTTGCTTATCACTTTTTTCCTTCAGTTTTTTCCTGAAGTAATTAAAGAAGGGCATTTGTACATACTGCAAACGCCGTTATTCAGGGTACGCAATAAAAAAGAAACCATTTATTGCTATTCCGAAGAAGAACGTGTAAACGCCATCGAAAAGCTAAAGCCCAAACCTGAAATCACCCGCTTTAAAGGACTTGGGGAAATCTCTCCGGATGAGTTTGTACATTTTATAGGAGCAGATATCAGGCTGGATCCGGTGATGCTCGACAAATCTATGAGTATTGAAGAGCTGTTGTCTTTCTATATGGGCAAGAATACTCCGGACCGACAAGAATTTATTATCAATAATTTGAAAGTTGAACTTGACAGAGTGGACGTACAATGA
- the ychF gene encoding redox-regulated ATPase YchF — MKAGIVGLPNVGKSTLFNCLSNAKAQSANFPFCTIEPNIGVVNVPDSRLVKLEELVKPERVLPATVEIVDIAGLVKGASKGEGLGNQFLGNIRETDAILHVLRCFDNDNIVHVDGSVNPVRDKETIDIELQLKDLDTTDKKLEKVKRAARTGNKEAIKEEVALQKVKQGLEAGISVRAITLTETEREEFIEPMQYITDKPVMYVCNVDEEAAATGNDYVEKVKAAVAGENAEVIVLAVGTEADITELETFEERQMFLEDLGLQEPGSAKLIRGAYKLLNLQTYFTAGVKEVRAWTIPVGSTAPQAAGVIHTDFEKGFIRAEVIKYSDYVNYGSEAKVKEAGKMGVEGKEYIVQDGDVMHFRFNV; from the coding sequence ATGAAAGCAGGAATCGTAGGATTGCCAAACGTAGGAAAGTCAACACTTTTTAATTGCTTATCGAATGCAAAGGCGCAAAGCGCCAACTTTCCTTTTTGTACCATCGAACCCAACATTGGTGTGGTTAATGTTCCCGATAGCAGGTTGGTGAAGTTGGAAGAATTGGTAAAGCCAGAACGTGTATTGCCTGCCACAGTTGAAATAGTTGATATTGCAGGATTGGTGAAGGGAGCCAGCAAAGGTGAAGGATTGGGAAATCAATTTCTTGGGAATATTCGCGAAACCGATGCTATTTTACATGTGCTACGTTGTTTCGACAACGACAATATTGTACATGTAGACGGAAGTGTAAATCCTGTACGAGATAAGGAAACCATTGATATAGAACTGCAATTGAAGGATCTGGATACTACCGACAAGAAACTAGAGAAGGTAAAACGAGCAGCGAGAACAGGAAATAAAGAGGCAATAAAAGAGGAGGTAGCCTTGCAAAAAGTAAAACAAGGTCTGGAGGCAGGAATTTCGGTGCGAGCCATTACGCTTACCGAAACAGAGCGCGAGGAATTTATTGAACCGATGCAATACATTACAGACAAGCCTGTGATGTATGTGTGCAATGTAGATGAAGAAGCTGCGGCGACCGGAAATGACTATGTCGAGAAAGTAAAAGCAGCGGTTGCCGGTGAAAATGCCGAAGTGATCGTACTTGCAGTAGGTACCGAAGCCGATATCACCGAATTGGAAACCTTCGAAGAGCGACAAATGTTTTTGGAAGATCTGGGATTGCAAGAACCGGGATCGGCGAAATTAATTCGGGGAGCGTATAAATTATTAAATCTTCAAACCTATTTTACCGCAGGAGTGAAAGAAGTGCGTGCCTGGACAATTCCCGTTGGGTCTACTGCACCACAGGCAGCCGGTGTTATTCACACCGACTTCGAAAAAGGATTTATTCGCGCTGAGGTTATAAAGTACAGTGACTACGTCAACTACGGCAGTGAGGCCAAAGTAAAAGAGGCAGGTAAGATGGGCGTTGAAGGAAAAGAATACATTGTACAGGATGGTGATGTAATGCACTTCCGATTTAATGTATAA
- a CDS encoding alpha/beta hydrolase has product MPIWLHILLIVVVIYIIISILLYYLQEYFLFKPEKLPSDFQFLYENQIVEEYNLETRDGATINGLHFRVKSPKGVVLYLKGNSKSIKGWGKFAVDFTRNHHDVIMVDYRGFGKSTGKRSQKAIKNDLQYIYNKIRERVDEKYIILYGRSLGSGFATKLASMNTPKMLILDAPYYSLTKVTGRYMPFMPLSVILRYPMPTYKWLKYVDCPIRIIHGTQDKLIPFKSSVKLAQIKPKLTKLYPIIGGGHKNLNNFEEYHEVLSEIIASKEQKIDLSTTSLSVQHSAKK; this is encoded by the coding sequence ATGCCAATATGGTTGCATATTCTTTTAATTGTAGTGGTGATTTACATAATCATTAGCATTCTTCTCTATTATTTGCAAGAATATTTTCTGTTTAAACCCGAAAAATTACCAAGTGATTTTCAGTTTTTATATGAAAATCAGATCGTGGAAGAATACAATTTGGAAACCAGGGACGGTGCTACTATCAACGGACTACATTTTAGAGTGAAATCGCCCAAAGGCGTGGTTTTGTATTTGAAGGGTAATTCCAAAAGTATAAAGGGCTGGGGTAAGTTTGCGGTAGATTTTACCCGAAACCACCACGATGTGATTATGGTCGATTATCGCGGATTTGGGAAAAGCACAGGAAAGAGATCACAAAAAGCTATAAAAAACGATTTACAATACATCTATAATAAAATTAGAGAACGAGTTGATGAAAAATATATCATTCTCTACGGTCGCTCATTGGGATCGGGTTTTGCTACAAAATTGGCATCTATGAATACTCCCAAGATGCTTATTTTGGATGCGCCTTATTACAGTTTAACAAAGGTTACGGGAAGATACATGCCATTTATGCCACTTTCGGTGATATTGCGATATCCTATGCCTACCTATAAATGGTTGAAGTATGTTGATTGCCCTATACGGATAATTCACGGGACTCAGGATAAATTGATTCCTTTTAAGAGTAGTGTAAAATTGGCTCAGATAAAGCCGAAACTCACAAAGTTGTATCCTATTATTGGCGGCGGACATAAAAACCTGAATAATTTTGAAGAATACCACGAAGTACTTAGCGAGATAATTGCTTCCAAAGAACAGAAAATAGATTTGTCAACAACGAGTTTGAGTGTGCAACATTCAGCTAAAAAATAA